One Vitis vinifera cultivar Pinot Noir 40024 chromosome 15, ASM3070453v1 genomic window, AATGTTTTAGTGCAAAAAGATATACAAACAAAAATCTATACACATGATACAGTAGTATTAAGAGATACTGTCCGGTGAGAAATTTAGAAAACCCTTTTCTTTGCAGCATTGGATTGCTTCCTCAAACATTTCATCCACCCCATACTTGTATTTGAACCCAGCATCCAAAAGCTTCTTCGATGATGCCCCAGGTATTCTGAAACCTTGAATCTCCTTCAAAGAactggaaaaaggaaaaaaaaatgatcatttttcctttcagaagaaaaaaaaaaaaaaatccctgaAGAATATCAAGAAGGACTAAAAACAGAACTCACTCTATTGTGGGTATTGGAAGTTGTGGGTACTTGGCAGAGAGAAGCTCAGACATCTCATTAAGTGTTAGTATGTCTGATGAACAAATATACCTGCCTTTTGCATCTGGGTATTCCAGAAGAAAGATGTGTGCACTGGCTACATCATCTACATGCACCATTGATGTGTTCTTTAGATATTGATAGTGATGCTGGTTACCTGCATAGATAGATATCTTGTTAAGAATTCATGTCTCGAAGCAAATTATTGAGAGACATACTTGAATAGATCTTTCAGCTGAGTTATAATGAAGGGTTAGTGAGACTGAGGCATGAGATATACCCAAGATCATAGCCAGTATCAAGTGGACTGATCCTGGAAAACCTGGACAAATGAAGGGACCAACTACAAAAGAAGGGATCAAAGACACCAGATCCAATCCATGTTGTTCTGCAAATTCAAGAGCTGCCCTTTCGATTCTTGTCTTGGAAATCACATATGACGATCCTAAGGGCTTTATAGAATTGATCACATCTATATCACTCCATGAACTCTCATCCATTATGTCTTCATCCTTGTTATTGTACACGACAGCAGCTGTACTAGAAGTGTACACAACTCGCTTCACTGTCTTTGACTTCAGGCAACCCTTTAAAATTCCTAAAGTTCCTTCCACTGATCTTCTGATCACAGTTTCCTGGGGTTCTCCCTCTTCAAAATCCACGGGATGAGCAACATGGAAAACTCCAATACATCCTTCAATGGCTGCATCAAAACTCTGGGGCTCACTGAGATCTGCCTTGAAGATTTGGAGCCTTTCCGATGCTCCCGGTAGGTTTGTTAGGTAGCGAATGTCTTTCTTGATTTCTGATCACATTTGAAAATGTCACAATTTCTTGAGTTTGCTTTCTATGCAAAAAGGGTGCAAAAATAACTACTAATTATATAAAGGTGGTTCTGAAGCAGAAGGGTATATCATAAACCCCACAATTGAAGATTTCTAAAAGGGGAAGAAGTAAGAGAGGAATCTCCCTTAAAATTCATAAGTCTGAGGCATAAAATAATTATTCCTCATCATCGGTTGCCCAAGAAGCCCAAGCATGTGAAGGTAGTTAACATGTAAAAAAAGCAGATGATGAGCTAGccataaaaaatcaatgaaGTAGTACTGGGTTAACAGACGAAAGATACATACGAGGGTGAGATCGAATGGTGGCATTAACAGAGTAACCATGTTGAAGAAGCTTCATGATTAGCCATGATGCTATGAATCCTGTACCCCCTGTTACACACACCTTCCCTTTCTCACCTTCCATTTcttatctctttctctctctctctctcatcctttttctttcttctcggTATTTCTCTCCCTTCTCTCCAAGTTGAATGTCAATTTAACTTCACACGTTATCTCTCTTGAGtcttgatttctttctctcGCTTTCTCTCACAGGTTGCGTGTCAATTTACAGTGTGAGTAGTTTACACTCCATTGCCACGATCATTTTCGATGGAaaggttttctttctcttgtaggaatttttatgtgtggacctaaacaattaatttgataatttcataaatcagtgttaatttaatttgtgtATTGTGATCCATAATGGGGCTGGACACATTATTGCTTGATTTCTATGGgttcaccctaattcacttgactgtcccattaagtcaagtggtccaaatTGTGTATGTGTgatatgtaatatatatatatataagggaaaAAGGCAGGGTGACTATCCTATTCTGTTATGTTTTTCTCCTTGGGATTGAGAAGAGAATGTACTGCACGAACGAACTCTTTAGAGCACACAATTATTTTGGGTGTTGAAAGGGAAGAGCCAATTGAACTCGAGGTTTCTCTCCTTCACGAATTGAACGCATCCTTGAACATCAAAAGAACACAGGAATGACTTTCTATGGGATCAATCAAGGTTAGTTTTTCTTAATTCCCAATTTTTATTGTATGCTTTAATGTCTTTCATGAGATCCTGtttatgatttaaatttttcatcaattggtatcagagcacccATAGATGACATTTaagttgcaattttttttttaaagtttttggaTTAATCAAGGTTTTCTCGAAGTCAATTTTTGGGGCTTTTTTTCGTTTGATGTTAATTCtccattttgaagaaaaattgatGTTGGAGACTTGTAGAAAACATCTTTTGGAGGAAAATCcagaattttttttggttttttggaaCTCAATTGATGGAATTTCGAAAACTAAGGTTTCTTATGGCTCTTCGTTTATGCGTTTTTGTGCAAATTTTTAGTCAAGATTGATGGATTAATATTTGATGACGGAAAATCGGTTGTTTGTGTAGGAAATTGCATAGTTTTTTTTGccgaaatttttttttcttctctagatCTGTACAGCTAGAACCAGGGTTGTTCAGCCCGTGGAAAAGATGATGACGTCATCATGacatcataatttaaaaaaaaaacaaaaaaaacattttttttttgtcttggcaTTCTTGGAATGATAATGCATATGTTGGAATTATTatgcatttataaaatttggatttaTTGGGAcacttattattgttattgttgttgttcttTTGGGTATAATTTTTGTGTTATACCAATAATGTTGTCCTAAACTATTTTGTTCAATATCTCAATTTATTATGACATTGAAGAACACTTGTGTGATTGCCTATCGTAATTCTAAGTGTGTCAAGTTGTGCAAATTGAGATATTTTGAATTCATCATGACAATAGTGAACATATATGTGGTTGCCCATCGTGATCCtatatgtgtcaaattgtctttgttgaAATATTTAATCTCCCAcattttggttgttttattattgtaattacTAAGATCCATACAGGTATTGTAATTGTCCTATCGATAATTATAATCCTTGGTAGGATGTTTAgattggtgaaggaaattaattatatattatgaatcgtactattttttttttttgccctttcggtaataaaattagtgcatcttggttgtgatatataattatttgtcCTTACCGctatgaaattttcaaaattccaagctaTTGGTAAATTGAGTAATTCTGGAAACTAGCAAACAACATGATTTTGTAGTAACATgcatattgttttattttgctATTTTCCAGCAACTAGCAATCCTAGTATTACTCTGCAATTGTCTGTCATCAAGCTTTTTACAGGAAATAATTTTGAGGAATGGTTTGAGTCTTTCAACGTCCATATGACCCTGCAAAATCTGGACTTGACTTTGAGAGTTGATGAGTCAAGTAAACCCACTTATATGAGCTCTACAGACGAAAGATCCTTTTATGAGAAATGGGAGCACTCCAATAAGAGTTGTCTGATGGTGATGAAATACACTATGGATAAGTCCATTAAAGAATGTGTGCCAAAGACAGAAAGGGCCAAAGATTTTTTGGAATATGTGAAGGCCAATTATACCAAGACTGATAAGGCAAAAATGGCAACTCACTTGAAGCTTCTCAAAACCACTGTGTATGATGGAGTAGGTGGGGTTAGAGATCACATCATCAAACTAAAGCACTATTTCAACAAGGCAAATGAGATGAAAGTGGAGTTAAGTGAGAAATTCCTGAAATGGCTAATACTTAAGTCTCTTCCTGCTTCCTTTGATGCAGTGAAGTTGACCTATAATGCCTTGAAGGAAGAATGGACTTTGGAGGAGTTGATGTCCATTGTGGTGCAATATGAAGTCTcactgaagaaaaatgagactcACTTCATTGCTCTTGTTATTGATCATGGGagcaatatgaagaaaaaacctcAACACAAGAATTCTGGTGGCTCTAAGCAATTCAAGAGGAGAGGGAATTTGAGTCAAGGAGCCCTTAGTGGATCTGCTTCATCTATTGGTacaaagaatgagaaattcaaGTGGAAGTGCAACTTTTGTCATAAGGTTAGGCATAAGCAGGTTGATTGcttcaagtttaaaaattggctagagaaaaagaagaaatgtaAAATTGTGGTTGTGATTGATTTGAATGCAAACATGATTGAGACTAATATTGTTAATGTTCATGTCAATTCTTGGTGGTTAGATACTGGTGCCACTATTCATGTTACTAATTCTTTGTAGGAGATGACAAAGAAAAGGAGGTCGTCAAAGCATGAAGAATTTGTGTACATGGGTAATGGAAGCAAAGTGAAAGTAGAATTTTTTGGCATCATAAAACTGAGATTGGCCACCGAAAGCTTTTTATTGTTACACGATGTTGTTTACATTCCCTCACTTAGGAGGAATTTGATTTATGTATCTGTTTTGGATAGACATGGTTATTCTTTTCACTTTGGAGGTGGAAAAGTGGATATTTTTAGCAACTCAGTCTTAATTGACAATGGTATTTTGTTTGGCAATCTTTATAGTCTCAGTTTGCATCATGGTCCTTTGTGTGATTCATCTTCCGTTAATTCTGTTGTTGGTTGCAAGCATGCTAGAATGAATTTGAGTTCTTCTATGTTGTGGCACAAATGCTTAGGTCATATTTCTAAGCAAAGATTAGAGAGATTGGTTAGAGATGGTGTGCTTTCTGATCTTGATTTCTCAGACTTCGAGACTTGTGTTGTTTACTTAAAGGGGAAGATGATAGCTAAGACCATAAATGAGAAGATTGATAGGTGCGAAGACACTTTAGACTTGATCCACACAGATATATGTGGTCCTTTGACACCAACTGCTTTAGggggttataaatatttcatcacttttattgatgatttctctagatatggttatgttgaactaatccatGAGAAATCTGACTCCCTAAATGTGTTTAAGGCCTTTAAGGCTAAGGTGGAGTTTTAGTTGGGAAAGCCCATTAAAGTTGTGAAGTCTGATAGAGGTGGTGAGTATTATGGGAGATATGATGAGACTGGACAAAATCATGGACCATTCGCTAAGTTTCTATTGGAATGTCGCATTGATGCGAGATATACAATGTCAGGCACTTCTCAACAGAATGGGGTTGCAGAAAGGAGGAATCGCACATTATTGGATATGGTGAGGTGCATGTTGTCTAATTCCTCATTGCCAGAATTtttgtggggtgaagccttaaggaccgcgacatatattttgaatcaagtgccTAGTAAGTTTGTGCCTAAGACACCTTATGAGCTATGGTCAGGGAAGATACCGAGTTTTCATCATTTCCATGTTTGGGAATATAAGGTTGAGGTTAGGCCCTATAACCCACAGTCaaagaaacttgatcctaaaaccatcaatGGTTTCTTTGTAGGTTATTGCATTGGATCAAGGGGTTCCAGATTTTATTGTTCATCTCATACCACTAGGATCATTAAGTCAGACAGGGTTGTATACTTTGAGGATGAAGTTAATGTTGATCCAATTTTTGTGCCTTGTGAAATACCTTTTGGAGAAGAGCATGTTGTGATTCCTTTTCCTACATCTTATGTTCCAAATGTGGATGTTCCTATTGTCCAACAGCCAGCCACTAATCAAAGAGAGCATGGTGATCAAGTGGAATCTAGCATTCCCGTTGATAATACTATTGTTGATGGGGTTCCTTTAAGAAGATCACAAAGGGTTCGTAGGCCAGCTATTTCAAATGACTACATGATTTATTTGCAGGAGCATGagtatgatggttatgatgTTTCTGATCCAATCACTTATCAAGAAGCAATTCATTGTCCTCAATTCACTTATTGGAAAAAAGCCATGGATGATGAAATGAATCTTATGTATATGAATAGTGTTTGGGACTTGGTCGAATTGCCACATGGTTGTAAACCAATTGGGTGTAAGTGGGTCTTTAAGACCAAACGTGATTCTTGTGGGCGAATAGAGAAATATAAAGCTAGACTTGTGGTTAAAGGTTATAGTCAAAGAGAAGAGATTGATTTTAAGGAAACCTTCTCACCTGTGTCGACCAAGGACATTTTTAGAGTGATTATGGCTatagtagctcattttgatttggaactacatcagatggatgtcaagacagcTTTCTTAAATGGTGATTTGGATGAGGACGTGTATATGGAGCAGCCTACTGGTTTTTATAGAAGTTGGAAAGGAACACTTAGTTTGTAAGCTTAATAAGTcaatttatggtcttaaacaggTTTCAAGGCAGTGGTATCTAAAGTTTGATAGGATTATCAcccaaaatagttttaaagagAATACAATTGACAAATGCATATATTTGAGGGTCAGTGAgagtagttacatatttcttgttttatatgttgatgacatactactcgcatcaaatgattctgacttgttgattgagacaaagcacatgttgtcaacccatttttgacatgaaggatcttggtgaggCTTCTTATGTTTTGGGCATAAAGAGTCTTCGTGATAAGGCTAATGAGGTGCTCAAATTGTCTCAACGAACCTATATTGAGAAGATATTAAGGAGGTTCAATATGCACAACTGTAGTTCTACTAAAGCACCAattgtgaagggtgataaattttcaaaggctcagtgtcctcaaaatgatgatgagagagaggaaatgagaATCATTCCTTATTCATCTTTGGTTAGCAGccttatgtatgctcaagtatgtacacgccctgatattgcttttgttgtgggcatgttgggaagatacttgagcaatcctgggagtcaacattggaaagctgctaagaaggtccttaggtatttgcaaggaactaagGACTCAATGTTGACATATCGGCGCACCAACATACTTGATGTAGTtgggttttgtgatgctgattttgctggttgcatagatgataagaaatccaTTACaagctatatttttatgatggcaggAGGAGCTTtatcttggaaaagtgtcaagcagacacttacaacatcctcaactatggaggcaaagtatgtggcatgttatgaggcttGTTGTCATGCTAAGTGGGTGCAGAATTTTATTTCAGCTTTGGGagttgttgactccatttctaaaccgctaaaattattttgtgacaATTCCGTAGCTGTTGTTTTCTCTAAGAACGCTAGGAGTATTTCTCGctccaaacatattgatgtaaaattctattttgttaaggagaaagtagtagagtctcttattgatattgagCACATGTCCACAAAAAGTATGTTGGCGGATCCACTAACAAAAGGCTTACCCATAGTTGTGTTTCAggaacatgtatctcaaatggggttgttggaAGCCTAAGTTGTATTAAGTTAGTGGGAGCCACTTTTGGTATTGTAATATTATGCTATTGTTGGAAGGATTGATATTATTGTATATTTCCCTGtgaatcaagcaatgaagcatatatgattgcttttgattatttgtttttgatgagattctatggggcattgatttatgattatgtataagttgtgatgtttgattatatagtccaagtgggagaattgttggaatttttatgtgtggacttacataatcaatttgataatgtcataaatcaatgttaatttaatttgtgcATTGTGATCCATAATGGAGCTGGACACATTATTGCTTGATTtctatgggctcaccctaattcacttggcTGActcattaagtcaagtggtccaaaCTGTGTATGTGTgatatgtaatatatatataagggaaaAAGGCAGGGTGGCTATCctattatgttttgtttttctctttgggATTGAGAAGAAAATGTACTGCACGAACAAACTCTTCAGAGCACACAGTTATTTTGGATGTTGAAAGGGAAGAGCCAATTGAACCCGGGGTTTCTCTCCTTCACGAATTGAACGCATCCTTAAACATCAAAAGAGCACAGGAATGGCTTTCTATGGGATTAATCAaggtcaatttttcttaattccCAATTTTTATTGTATGCTTTAATGTCTTTCATGAGATCTTGTTTATGGTTTAAATTTTTCATGAgtcctttttttcctcttaaaaTAGTATAGGGCTCATTTGGTCATGTTTTTTAGgacttgttttcaaaaattattttaaagttaaaaaaaaatggttttttgatattttctgaaaataaggGTGTTtgcaagttattttttaaaatactcttCAAAGAACAAAAGGCAAAAATTTCATTtggataaataaattttagtttttttaataataatttttt contains:
- the LOC100242041 gene encoding vestitone reductase translates to MEGEKGKVCVTGGTGFIASWLIMKLLQHGYSVNATIRSHPQIKKDIRYLTNLPGASERLQIFKADLSEPQSFDAAIEGCIGVFHVAHPVDFEEGEPQETVIRRSVEGTLGILKGCLKSKTVKRVVYTSSTAAVVYNNKDEDIMDESSWSDIDVINSIKPLGSSYVISKTRIERAALEFAEQHGLDLVSLIPSFVVGPFICPGFPGSVHLILAMILGNQHHYQYLKNTSMVHVDDVASAHIFLLEYPDAKGRYICSSDILTLNEMSELLSAKYPQLPIPTIDSLKEIQGFRIPGASSKKLLDAGFKYKYGVDEMFEEAIQCCKEKGFLNFSPDSIS